A stretch of Apostichopus japonicus isolate 1M-3 chromosome 9, ASM3797524v1, whole genome shotgun sequence DNA encodes these proteins:
- the LOC139974371 gene encoding NADH dehydrogenase [ubiquinone] iron-sulfur protein 5-like isoform X1, with protein MVREWLPELWFEKPFLYSVKPIKPGLPVPKCANFEKDYYKCAEGVGYKRAQKECRLQIEDLMECSSGAKTRERHRTILKQRQKLIREGTYKIPDSPKTSIV; from the exons ATGGTTCGAGAGTGGCTTcctgaactgtggtttgagaaGCCATTCCTTTACTCTGTGAAACCAATAAAACCTGGCTTACCAGTTCCCAAATGTGCAAACTTTGAAAAAGATTACTACAA ATGTGCTGAAGGGGTAGGCTACAAAAGAGCGCAGAAAGAATGCCGACTTCAGATTGAAGACTTGATGGAGTGTTCTAGTGGAGCAAAAACT AGGGAAAGACATCGCACCATCCTTAAACAGAGACAAAAATTGATACGAGAAGGAACATACAAGATACCAGATTCACCAAAAACATCGATAGTTTAA
- the LOC139974369 gene encoding fibrinogen-like protein A isoform X8 — translation MTMLQKKLPICTQANLLRPPQSKLQVVKQLTRLSGKDTLSVFVLLDIKTTSESVQTTPMETTTGDDPFIVIKDCLDVFNAGNTTNGIYTIKPTNWTGDSFDVFCNMTDGGGWTVFQRRVDGSVDFYRNWISYKEGFGDPSHEFWLGNDKLSLLTNQGDYEIRIDMVNKYGNPYYAKYDLFRVNDESDNYRLSGLGAYTGTADTGHKLDKAGLEYHRNQVFSTYDRDNDDVDDVNCAVKYHGAWWYKKCHSSNLNGGYHAVDEQHDGSISWKFPTGWYVNIKYTEMKIRPVEI, via the exons ATGACCATGTTACAAAAGAAG CTACCAATCTGTACTCAAGCAAACCTGTTGAGACCACCCCAAAGCAAACTTCAAGTGGTGAAACAACTGACTCGACTGTCagggaag gatactttatctgtgtttgtacttttggatattaaaacga CCAGCGAATCAGTGCAGACCACCCCAATGGAAACCACTACTGGTGATGATCCTTTTATCGTG aTAAAAGACTGCTTGGATGTCTTCAATGCTGGTAATACAACCAATGGCATCTACACAATCAAACCAACTAACTGGACTGGAGATTCATTTGATGTTTTCTgtaacatgactgacggaggaggatggacg GTATTCCAACGTCGCGTTGATGGTTCCGTTGACTTTTATCGTAACTGGATCAGCTATAAGGAAGGCTTTGGAGACCCCAGCCACGAGTTTTGGTTAGGTAATGATAAACTGTCCCTCCTCACCAATCAAGGTGACTATGAAATCCGGATTGACATGGTGAACAAATATGGAAACCCCTACTATGCTAAATACGACTTATTCCGCGTCAACGATGAAAGTGATAACTACAGGCTGTCTGGGCTGGGAGCTTACACTGGAACTGCAG ATACAGGCCACAAGCTTGATAAGGCAGGTTTGGAATATCACCGTAACCAGGTTTTTAGTACCTACGACAGAGATAATGATGATGTCGATGATGTGAACTGCGCAGTGAAGTATCACGGTGCGTGGTGGTACAAGAAGTGTCACAGCTCTAACCTCAATGGTGGTTATCATGCTGTCGATGAACAACATGATGGTAGTATATCCTGGAAGTTTCCAACAGGATGGTATGTCAACATCAAATACACTGAGATGAAGATCCGTCCTGTCGAGATCTAG
- the LOC139974369 gene encoding fibrinogen-like protein A isoform X2 produces the protein MHSSCFGITLRKPQSHQSLVTILVHAQGQHRNQMTMLQKKLPICTQANLLRPPQSKLQVVKQLTRLSGKDTLSVFVLLDIKTTSESVQTTPMETTTGDDPFIVIKDCLDVFNAGNTTNGIYTIKPTNWTGDSFDVFCNMTDGGGWTVFQRRVDGSVDFYRNWISYKEGFGDPSHEFWLGNDKLSLLTNQGDYEIRIDMVNKYGNPYYAKYDLFRVNDESDNYRLSGLGAYTGTADTGHKLDKAGLEYHRNQVFSTYDRDNDDVDDVNCAVKYHGAWWYKKCHSSNLNGGYHAVDEQHDGSISWKFPTGWYVNIKYTEMKIRPVEI, from the exons ATGCACTCTTCTTGTTTCGGCATAACGTTGCGCAAACCGCAGTCACACCAGTCC CTCGTTACAATCCTGGTCCATGCCCAGGGGCAGCACCGAAACCAGATGACCATGTTACAAAAGAAG CTACCAATCTGTACTCAAGCAAACCTGTTGAGACCACCCCAAAGCAAACTTCAAGTGGTGAAACAACTGACTCGACTGTCagggaag gatactttatctgtgtttgtacttttggatattaaaacga CCAGCGAATCAGTGCAGACCACCCCAATGGAAACCACTACTGGTGATGATCCTTTTATCGTG aTAAAAGACTGCTTGGATGTCTTCAATGCTGGTAATACAACCAATGGCATCTACACAATCAAACCAACTAACTGGACTGGAGATTCATTTGATGTTTTCTgtaacatgactgacggaggaggatggacg GTATTCCAACGTCGCGTTGATGGTTCCGTTGACTTTTATCGTAACTGGATCAGCTATAAGGAAGGCTTTGGAGACCCCAGCCACGAGTTTTGGTTAGGTAATGATAAACTGTCCCTCCTCACCAATCAAGGTGACTATGAAATCCGGATTGACATGGTGAACAAATATGGAAACCCCTACTATGCTAAATACGACTTATTCCGCGTCAACGATGAAAGTGATAACTACAGGCTGTCTGGGCTGGGAGCTTACACTGGAACTGCAG ATACAGGCCACAAGCTTGATAAGGCAGGTTTGGAATATCACCGTAACCAGGTTTTTAGTACCTACGACAGAGATAATGATGATGTCGATGATGTGAACTGCGCAGTGAAGTATCACGGTGCGTGGTGGTACAAGAAGTGTCACAGCTCTAACCTCAATGGTGGTTATCATGCTGTCGATGAACAACATGATGGTAGTATATCCTGGAAGTTTCCAACAGGATGGTATGTCAACATCAAATACACTGAGATGAAGATCCGTCCTGTCGAGATCTAG
- the LOC139974369 gene encoding fibrinogen-like protein A isoform X7, with the protein MELSKSTILKLLIFTIISVSLTRARYNPGPCPGAAPKPDDHVTKEATNLYSSKPVETTPKQTSSGETTDSTVREASESVQTTPMETTTGDDPFIVIKDCLDVFNAGNTTNGIYTIKPTNWTGDSFDVFCNMTDGGGWTVFQRRVDGSVDFYRNWISYKEGFGDPSHEFWLGNDKLSLLTNQGDYEIRIDMVNKYGNPYYAKYDLFRVNDESDNYRLSGLGAYTGTADTGHKLDKAGLEYHRNQVFSTYDRDNDDVDDVNCAVKYHGAWWYKKCHSSNLNGGYHAVDEQHDGSISWKFPTGWYVNIKYTEMKIRPVEI; encoded by the exons CTCGTTACAATCCTGGTCCATGCCCAGGGGCAGCACCGAAACCAGATGACCATGTTACAAAAGAAG CTACCAATCTGTACTCAAGCAAACCTGTTGAGACCACCCCAAAGCAAACTTCAAGTGGTGAAACAACTGACTCGACTGTCagggaag CCAGCGAATCAGTGCAGACCACCCCAATGGAAACCACTACTGGTGATGATCCTTTTATCGTG aTAAAAGACTGCTTGGATGTCTTCAATGCTGGTAATACAACCAATGGCATCTACACAATCAAACCAACTAACTGGACTGGAGATTCATTTGATGTTTTCTgtaacatgactgacggaggaggatggacg GTATTCCAACGTCGCGTTGATGGTTCCGTTGACTTTTATCGTAACTGGATCAGCTATAAGGAAGGCTTTGGAGACCCCAGCCACGAGTTTTGGTTAGGTAATGATAAACTGTCCCTCCTCACCAATCAAGGTGACTATGAAATCCGGATTGACATGGTGAACAAATATGGAAACCCCTACTATGCTAAATACGACTTATTCCGCGTCAACGATGAAAGTGATAACTACAGGCTGTCTGGGCTGGGAGCTTACACTGGAACTGCAG ATACAGGCCACAAGCTTGATAAGGCAGGTTTGGAATATCACCGTAACCAGGTTTTTAGTACCTACGACAGAGATAATGATGATGTCGATGATGTGAACTGCGCAGTGAAGTATCACGGTGCGTGGTGGTACAAGAAGTGTCACAGCTCTAACCTCAATGGTGGTTATCATGCTGTCGATGAACAACATGATGGTAGTATATCCTGGAAGTTTCCAACAGGATGGTATGTCAACATCAAATACACTGAGATGAAGATCCGTCCTGTCGAGATCTAG
- the LOC139974369 gene encoding fibrinogen-like protein A isoform X6, whose translation MELSKSTILKLFIFTIISVSLTRARYNPGPCPGAAPKPDDHVTKEATNLYSSKPVETTPKQTSSGETTDSTVREASESVQTTPMETTTGDDPFIVIKDCLDVFNAGNTTNGIYTIKPTNWTGDSFDVFCNMTDGGGWTVFQRRVDGSVDFYRNWISYKEGFGDPSHEFWLGNDKLSLLTNQGDYEIRIDMVNKYGNPYYAKYDLFRVNDESDNYRLSGLGAYTGTADTGHKLDKAGLEYHRNQVFSTYDRDNDDVDDVNCAVKYHGAWWYKKCHSSNLNGGYHAVDEQHDGSISWKFPTGWYVNIKYTEMKIRPVEI comes from the exons CTCGTTACAATCCTGGTCCATGCCCAGGGGCAGCACCGAAACCAGATGACCATGTTACAAAAGAAG CTACCAATCTGTACTCAAGCAAACCTGTTGAGACCACCCCAAAGCAAACTTCAAGTGGTGAAACAACTGACTCGACTGTCagggaag CCAGCGAATCAGTGCAGACCACCCCAATGGAAACCACTACTGGTGATGATCCTTTTATCGTG aTAAAAGACTGCTTGGATGTCTTCAATGCTGGTAATACAACCAATGGCATCTACACAATCAAACCAACTAACTGGACTGGAGATTCATTTGATGTTTTCTgtaacatgactgacggaggaggatggacg GTATTCCAACGTCGCGTTGATGGTTCCGTTGACTTTTATCGTAACTGGATCAGCTATAAGGAAGGCTTTGGAGACCCCAGCCACGAGTTTTGGTTAGGTAATGATAAACTGTCCCTCCTCACCAATCAAGGTGACTATGAAATCCGGATTGACATGGTGAACAAATATGGAAACCCCTACTATGCTAAATACGACTTATTCCGCGTCAACGATGAAAGTGATAACTACAGGCTGTCTGGGCTGGGAGCTTACACTGGAACTGCAG ATACAGGCCACAAGCTTGATAAGGCAGGTTTGGAATATCACCGTAACCAGGTTTTTAGTACCTACGACAGAGATAATGATGATGTCGATGATGTGAACTGCGCAGTGAAGTATCACGGTGCGTGGTGGTACAAGAAGTGTCACAGCTCTAACCTCAATGGTGGTTATCATGCTGTCGATGAACAACATGATGGTAGTATATCCTGGAAGTTTCCAACAGGATGGTATGTCAACATCAAATACACTGAGATGAAGATCCGTCCTGTCGAGATCTAG
- the LOC139974369 gene encoding fibrinogen-like protein A isoform X5, with the protein MLLKSILEAKSSNPVMFHVIHYSTARYNPGPCPGAAPKPDDHVTKEATNLYSSKPVETTPKQTSSGETTDSTVREASESVQTTPMETTTGDDPFIVIKDCLDVFNAGNTTNGIYTIKPTNWTGDSFDVFCNMTDGGGWTVFQRRVDGSVDFYRNWISYKEGFGDPSHEFWLGNDKLSLLTNQGDYEIRIDMVNKYGNPYYAKYDLFRVNDESDNYRLSGLGAYTGTADTGHKLDKAGLEYHRNQVFSTYDRDNDDVDDVNCAVKYHGAWWYKKCHSSNLNGGYHAVDEQHDGSISWKFPTGWYVNIKYTEMKIRPVEI; encoded by the exons ATGTTATTGAAATCAATTCTGGAGGCAAAGAGTTCTAATCCAGTAATGTTTCATGTGATTCATTATTCAACAGCTCGTTACAATCCTGGTCCATGCCCAGGGGCAGCACCGAAACCAGATGACCATGTTACAAAAGAAG CTACCAATCTGTACTCAAGCAAACCTGTTGAGACCACCCCAAAGCAAACTTCAAGTGGTGAAACAACTGACTCGACTGTCagggaag CCAGCGAATCAGTGCAGACCACCCCAATGGAAACCACTACTGGTGATGATCCTTTTATCGTG aTAAAAGACTGCTTGGATGTCTTCAATGCTGGTAATACAACCAATGGCATCTACACAATCAAACCAACTAACTGGACTGGAGATTCATTTGATGTTTTCTgtaacatgactgacggaggaggatggacg GTATTCCAACGTCGCGTTGATGGTTCCGTTGACTTTTATCGTAACTGGATCAGCTATAAGGAAGGCTTTGGAGACCCCAGCCACGAGTTTTGGTTAGGTAATGATAAACTGTCCCTCCTCACCAATCAAGGTGACTATGAAATCCGGATTGACATGGTGAACAAATATGGAAACCCCTACTATGCTAAATACGACTTATTCCGCGTCAACGATGAAAGTGATAACTACAGGCTGTCTGGGCTGGGAGCTTACACTGGAACTGCAG ATACAGGCCACAAGCTTGATAAGGCAGGTTTGGAATATCACCGTAACCAGGTTTTTAGTACCTACGACAGAGATAATGATGATGTCGATGATGTGAACTGCGCAGTGAAGTATCACGGTGCGTGGTGGTACAAGAAGTGTCACAGCTCTAACCTCAATGGTGGTTATCATGCTGTCGATGAACAACATGATGGTAGTATATCCTGGAAGTTTCCAACAGGATGGTATGTCAACATCAAATACACTGAGATGAAGATCCGTCCTGTCGAGATCTAG